The Bos indicus isolate NIAB-ARS_2022 breed Sahiwal x Tharparkar chromosome X, NIAB-ARS_B.indTharparkar_mat_pri_1.0, whole genome shotgun sequence genome has a window encoding:
- the ECMX gene encoding extracellular matrix protein 2, protein MEANTDPEVPQGTSTLGRTGNLTRLKRLNLDGNLLSTVPALPASLQELKLNDNLLQGLEHSSFQGLSQLLTLEVEGNRLHDGNISPLAFQPLRSLLYLRLDRNQLRTIPPGLPASLQELHLGTNIIEEVREGTLNHSRSLSVLVLSNNRLQEDRLAPRAWIDLPKLEALDLSYNQLVHVPSFLPRGLRHLTLHHNRIERIPGYVFAHMKPGLETLHLAHNSLREDGIHGVSFLGLQASLAELLLDHNQLQAVPRGLLGLRALQVLRLSHNKIRHVPLNSICDTRVAQDSNLISTHLENNLIDRRRIPPTAFSCIRAYHSVVLEPQQGEGESA, encoded by the exons ATGGAGGCCAACACAGATCCTGAGGTCCCCCAAGGGACCAGCACTCTTGGGAGAACCGGA AATCTGACACGGCTGAAGCGGCTGAACTTGGATGGGAACTTGCTGTCCACAGTGCCAGCCTTGCCCGCCTCCCTGCAGGAGCTCAAACTCAATGACAACCTTCTTCAGGGCCTGGAGCACAGCAGCTTCCAAG GTCTCAGCCAGCTGCTGACGCTGGAGGTAGAAGGGAACCGGCTACATGACGGAAACATCTCCCCCCTGGCCTTCCAGCCCCTGCGCAGCCTGCTGTACCTGAGGCTGGACCGGAACCAGCTTCGGACCATCCCACCCGGCCTGCCAGCCTCCCTGCAG GAGCTGCACTTGGGCACAAACATCATTGAGGAGGTGAGAGAGGGCACACTGAACCACAGCCGCAGCCTCAGCGTGCTGGTTCTCAGCAACAACCGGCTCCAGGAGGACCGACTGGCACCCCGTGCTTGGATCGATCTTCC GAAGCTGGAGGCCCTCGACCTGTCCTACAACCAGCTGGTGCACgtgccctccttcctgccccgGGGCCTTCGCCACCTGACGCTGCACCACAACCGCATCGAGCGCATCCCCGGCTATGTGTTCGCGCACATGAAGCCCGGCCTGGAGACCCTGCACCTGGCCCACAACAGCCTGCGTGAGGACGGCATCCACGGCGTGTCCTTCCTGGGCCTGCAGGCCTCCCTGGCTGAGCTGCTCCTAGACCACAACCAGCTGCAGGCCGTCCCAAGGGGTCTCCTGGGCCTCCGGGCACTGCAGGTGCTGCGTCTGAGCCACAACAAGATCAG ACACGTGCCCCTGAATTCCATCTGTGACACACGTGTGGCCCAGGACTCCAACCTCATCTCCACTCACCTGGAGAACAACCTTATTGACCGGCGCCGCATCCCAcccactgccttctcctgcatCCGAGCCTACCATAGCGTGGTCCTCGAGCCccagcagggggagggggagtctGCCTAG